One Theropithecus gelada isolate Dixy chromosome 3, Tgel_1.0, whole genome shotgun sequence genomic window carries:
- the LOC112621803 gene encoding phosphatidylinositol 5-phosphate 4-kinase type-2 gamma-like isoform X3, with amino-acid sequence MASSSVPPATVPAATAGPGPGFGFASKTKKKHFVQQKVKVFRAADPLMGVFLWGVAHSINELSQVPLPVMLLPDDFKASSKIKVNNHLFHRKNLPSHFKFKEYCPQVFRNLRDRFGIDDQDYLYIVKCHGNTLLPQFLGMYQVSVDNEDSYMLVMRNMFSHRLPVHRKYDLKGSLVSREASDKEKVKELPTLKDMDFLNKNQKVYIGEEEKKIFLEKLKRDVEFLVQLKIMDYSLLLGIHDIIRGSEPEEEGPVREDESEVDGDCSLTGPPALVGSYGTSPEGIRGYIHSHRPLGPGEFESFIDVYAIRSAEGAPQKEVYFMGLIDILTQYDAKKKAAHAAKTVKHGAGAVISTVHPEQYAKRFLDFITNIFA; translated from the exons ATGGCGTCCTCCTCGGTCCCACCAGCCACGGTACCGGCGGCGACAGCAGGCCCCGGCCCAGGTTTCGGCTTTGCCTCCAAAACCAAGAAGAAGCATTTTGTGCAGCAGAAGGTGAAGGTGTTCCGGGCGGCCGACCCGCTGATGGGTGTGTTCCTGTGGGGCGTAGCCCACTCGATCAATGAGCTCAGCCAGGTGCCTCTCCCAGTGATGCTACTGCCAGATGACTTTAAGGCCAGCTCCAAGATCAAGGTCAACAATCACCTTTTCCACAGGAAAAATCTACCCAGTCATTTCAAGTTCAAGGAGTATTGTCCCCAGGTCTTCAGGAACCTCCGTGATCGATTTGGCATTGATGACCAAGATTACTTG TACATTGTGAAGTGCCATGGCAACACACTTCTGCCCCAGTTCCTGGGGATGTACCAAGTCAGTGTGGACAATGAAGACAGCTACATGCTTGTGATGCGCAATATGTTTAGCCACCGTCTTCCTGTGCACAGGAAGTATGACCTAAAGGGTTCCCTAGTGTCCCGGGAAGCCAGCGATAAGGAAAAGGTTAAAGAATTGCCCACCCTTAAGGATATGGACTTTCTCAACAAGAACCAGAAAGTATATATTggtgaagaagagaagaaaatatttctggagAAGCTAAAGAGAGATGTGGAGTTTCTAGTGCAGCTGAAGATCATGGACTACAGCCTTCTGCTGGGCATCCACGACATCATTCGGGGCTCTGAACCAGAGGAGGAAGGGCCCGTGCGGGAGGATGAGTCAGAGGTGGATGGGGACTGCAGCCTGACTGGACCTCCTGCTCTGGTGGGCTCCTATGGCACCTCCCCAGAGGGTATCAGAGGCTACATCCATTCCCATCGGCCCCTGGGCCCAGGAGAGTTTGAGTCCTTCATTGATGTCTATGCCATCCGGAGTGCTGAAGGAGCCCCCCAGAAGGAGGTCTATTTCATGGGCCTCATTGATATCCTTACACAGTATGATGCCAAGAAGAAAGCAGCTCATGCAGCCAAAACTGTCAAGCATGGGGCTGGGGCAGTGATCTCTACTGTCCATCCGGAGCAGTATGCTAAGCGATTCCTGGATTTTATTACCAACATCTTTGCCTAA
- the LOC112621803 gene encoding phosphatidylinositol 5-phosphate 4-kinase type-2 gamma-like isoform X1, translated as MASSSVPPATVPAATAGPGPGFGFASKTKKKHFVQQKVKVFRAADPLMGVFLWGVAHSINELSQVPLPVMLLPDDFKASSKIKVNNHLFHRKNLPSHFKFKEYCPQVFRNLRDRFGIDDQDYLVSLTRNPPSKSEGSGGRFLISYDRTLVIKEVSSEDIADMHSNLSNYHQYIVKCHGNTLLPQFLGMYQVSVDNEDSYMLVMRNMFSHRLPVHRKYDLKGSLVSREASDKEKVKELPTLKDMDFLNKNQKVYIGEEEKKIFLEKLKRDVEFLVQLKIMDYSLLLGIHDIIRGSEPEEEGPVREDESEVDGDCSLTGPPALVGSYGTSPEGIRGYIHSHRPLGPGEFESFIDVYAIRSAEGAPQKEVYFMGLIDILTQYDAKKKAAHAAKTVKHGAGAVISTVHPEQYAKRFLDFITNIFA; from the coding sequence ATGGCGTCCTCCTCGGTCCCACCAGCCACGGTACCGGCGGCGACAGCAGGCCCCGGCCCAGGTTTCGGCTTTGCCTCCAAAACCAAGAAGAAGCATTTTGTGCAGCAGAAGGTGAAGGTGTTCCGGGCGGCCGACCCGCTGATGGGTGTGTTCCTGTGGGGCGTAGCCCACTCGATCAATGAGCTCAGCCAGGTGCCTCTCCCAGTGATGCTACTGCCAGATGACTTTAAGGCCAGCTCCAAGATCAAGGTCAACAATCACCTTTTCCACAGGAAAAATCTACCCAGTCATTTCAAGTTCAAGGAGTATTGTCCCCAGGTCTTCAGGAACCTCCGTGATCGATTTGGCATTGATGACCAAGATTACTTGGTGTCCCTTACCCGAAACCCCCCCAGCAAAAGTGAAGGCAGTGGTGGTCGCTTCCTTATCTCCTACGATCGGACTCTGGTCATCAAAGAAGTATCCAGTGAGGACATTGCTGACATGCATAGCAACCTCTCCAACTATCACCAGTACATTGTGAAGTGCCATGGCAACACACTTCTGCCCCAGTTCCTGGGGATGTACCAAGTCAGTGTGGACAATGAAGACAGCTACATGCTTGTGATGCGCAATATGTTTAGCCACCGTCTTCCTGTGCACAGGAAGTATGACCTAAAGGGTTCCCTAGTGTCCCGGGAAGCCAGCGATAAGGAAAAGGTTAAAGAATTGCCCACCCTTAAGGATATGGACTTTCTCAACAAGAACCAGAAAGTATATATTggtgaagaagagaagaaaatatttctggagAAGCTAAAGAGAGATGTGGAGTTTCTAGTGCAGCTGAAGATCATGGACTACAGCCTTCTGCTGGGCATCCACGACATCATTCGGGGCTCTGAACCAGAGGAGGAAGGGCCCGTGCGGGAGGATGAGTCAGAGGTGGATGGGGACTGCAGCCTGACTGGACCTCCTGCTCTGGTGGGCTCCTATGGCACCTCCCCAGAGGGTATCAGAGGCTACATCCATTCCCATCGGCCCCTGGGCCCAGGAGAGTTTGAGTCCTTCATTGATGTCTATGCCATCCGGAGTGCTGAAGGAGCCCCCCAGAAGGAGGTCTATTTCATGGGCCTCATTGATATCCTTACACAGTATGATGCCAAGAAGAAAGCAGCTCATGCAGCCAAAACTGTCAAGCATGGGGCTGGGGCAGTGATCTCTACTGTCCATCCGGAGCAGTATGCTAAGCGATTCCTGGATTTTATTACCAACATCTTTGCCTAA
- the LOC112621803 gene encoding phosphatidylinositol 5-phosphate 4-kinase type-2 gamma-like isoform X2 encodes MASSSVPPATVPAATAGPGPGFGFASKTKKKHFVQQKVKVFRAADPLMGVFLWGVAHSINELSQVPLPVMLLPDDFKASSKIKEYCPQVFRNLRDRFGIDDQDYLVSLTRNPPSKSEGSGGRFLISYDRTLVIKEVSSEDIADMHSNLSNYHQYIVKCHGNTLLPQFLGMYQVSVDNEDSYMLVMRNMFSHRLPVHRKYDLKGSLVSREASDKEKVKELPTLKDMDFLNKNQKVYIGEEEKKIFLEKLKRDVEFLVQLKIMDYSLLLGIHDIIRGSEPEEEGPVREDESEVDGDCSLTGPPALVGSYGTSPEGIRGYIHSHRPLGPGEFESFIDVYAIRSAEGAPQKEVYFMGLIDILTQYDAKKKAAHAAKTVKHGAGAVISTVHPEQYAKRFLDFITNIFA; translated from the exons ATGGCGTCCTCCTCGGTCCCACCAGCCACGGTACCGGCGGCGACAGCAGGCCCCGGCCCAGGTTTCGGCTTTGCCTCCAAAACCAAGAAGAAGCATTTTGTGCAGCAGAAGGTGAAGGTGTTCCGGGCGGCCGACCCGCTGATGGGTGTGTTCCTGTGGGGCGTAGCCCACTCGATCAATGAGCTCAGCCAGGTGCCTCTCCCAGTGATGCTACTGCCAGATGACTTTAAGGCCAGCTCCAAGATCAAG GAGTATTGTCCCCAGGTCTTCAGGAACCTCCGTGATCGATTTGGCATTGATGACCAAGATTACTTGGTGTCCCTTACCCGAAACCCCCCCAGCAAAAGTGAAGGCAGTGGTGGTCGCTTCCTTATCTCCTACGATCGGACTCTGGTCATCAAAGAAGTATCCAGTGAGGACATTGCTGACATGCATAGCAACCTCTCCAACTATCACCAGTACATTGTGAAGTGCCATGGCAACACACTTCTGCCCCAGTTCCTGGGGATGTACCAAGTCAGTGTGGACAATGAAGACAGCTACATGCTTGTGATGCGCAATATGTTTAGCCACCGTCTTCCTGTGCACAGGAAGTATGACCTAAAGGGTTCCCTAGTGTCCCGGGAAGCCAGCGATAAGGAAAAGGTTAAAGAATTGCCCACCCTTAAGGATATGGACTTTCTCAACAAGAACCAGAAAGTATATATTggtgaagaagagaagaaaatatttctggagAAGCTAAAGAGAGATGTGGAGTTTCTAGTGCAGCTGAAGATCATGGACTACAGCCTTCTGCTGGGCATCCACGACATCATTCGGGGCTCTGAACCAGAGGAGGAAGGGCCCGTGCGGGAGGATGAGTCAGAGGTGGATGGGGACTGCAGCCTGACTGGACCTCCTGCTCTGGTGGGCTCCTATGGCACCTCCCCAGAGGGTATCAGAGGCTACATCCATTCCCATCGGCCCCTGGGCCCAGGAGAGTTTGAGTCCTTCATTGATGTCTATGCCATCCGGAGTGCTGAAGGAGCCCCCCAGAAGGAGGTCTATTTCATGGGCCTCATTGATATCCTTACACAGTATGATGCCAAGAAGAAAGCAGCTCATGCAGCCAAAACTGTCAAGCATGGGGCTGGGGCAGTGATCTCTACTGTCCATCCGGAGCAGTATGCTAAGCGATTCCTGGATTTTATTACCAACATCTTTGCCTAA